In Edaphobacter dinghuensis, a genomic segment contains:
- a CDS encoding GGDEF domain-containing protein: MFRSATRNLRLSLLICFGLTAVEATALSLTRHSVVAGWMVDFFFLILTRALLTTAYVWRAMKAVSLRTHWTLIGSGMLLEVIALSMEAWLFYNSTVLHNSLNVASDYANLMLSFGTGVPIIILLALPSSGKQYSRAFFWIDMVQAILWGYIVYLKLFGVIPFTHTAIHPASNETQIIFNVTTSVAMIIVAFFRFTSATTIDEKNFFRFLTIFLVISDGMLNLHDIVAGGFTTASYYDLLGTIPILISVMLVLALPYETPEGSIPKPPGKIAEILNIGCPSLLTLMLMGAGVDAMTRFFNFGLGVVAIGFTLYLIRSVIIQRNLERSERSLKEARDELEAISLTDALTGVANRRCFDDTFVAEWSRAVRTRNPLSLLIMDIDHFKHLNDTQGHQAGDDCIAMVAKAIHGCLPRSGDLLARYGGEEFCVILPTTDSTGAQIVSTKMCETVISLAIPNETSVGPHVSISVGIATCYFPTHLTSHQLLEAADKALYRAKKNGRNRVEVALTSVLL; encoded by the coding sequence TTGTTTCGCTCGGCTACTCGAAATCTGCGCCTCTCTCTCCTTATTTGCTTCGGTCTGACCGCAGTTGAAGCTACGGCCTTGTCCCTTACCCGACATAGCGTTGTGGCTGGCTGGATGGTGGATTTTTTCTTTCTCATTCTGACTCGAGCCCTGCTGACTACAGCTTACGTATGGCGGGCGATGAAAGCGGTATCCCTTCGAACGCATTGGACCCTTATTGGAAGTGGAATGCTTCTGGAGGTGATTGCGCTTTCGATGGAGGCTTGGCTTTTTTACAACTCCACTGTCCTGCACAACTCCCTGAATGTCGCTTCTGATTACGCTAACCTGATGCTTTCGTTCGGTACGGGTGTTCCGATTATTATCCTACTCGCCTTGCCAAGTAGCGGGAAACAATACTCCAGAGCCTTTTTCTGGATTGATATGGTGCAAGCGATCCTTTGGGGATATATCGTCTATCTAAAACTATTCGGTGTCATTCCATTTACCCATACAGCCATTCATCCAGCATCGAACGAAACACAGATTATCTTCAATGTGACCACTAGCGTGGCCATGATTATCGTTGCATTTTTCCGTTTCACCAGTGCCACAACAATCGATGAGAAGAATTTCTTCCGATTCTTAACAATTTTTCTTGTTATTAGTGATGGAATGCTAAATCTGCATGATATTGTGGCAGGCGGATTTACGACAGCATCTTATTATGACCTTCTCGGAACAATCCCAATTCTTATTTCAGTCATGCTGGTGCTGGCATTGCCGTATGAGACGCCTGAAGGTTCAATACCAAAACCGCCGGGAAAAATTGCAGAGATCTTGAATATAGGCTGTCCCTCCCTTCTTACGCTTATGCTCATGGGCGCCGGTGTTGACGCCATGACGCGTTTCTTCAACTTTGGATTAGGAGTGGTTGCGATTGGGTTCACGCTCTATCTCATTCGTTCTGTCATCATCCAGCGTAATCTTGAACGATCCGAGCGATCCCTCAAAGAAGCTCGCGACGAGCTTGAAGCCATTTCATTAACCGATGCACTCACTGGCGTCGCCAATCGACGCTGCTTTGACGACACTTTCGTTGCAGAGTGGAGCCGTGCTGTACGCACGAGAAACCCACTCTCATTGCTAATCATGGATATCGATCACTTCAAACATCTGAATGACACTCAGGGTCATCAGGCGGGGGACGACTGCATCGCCATGGTTGCCAAAGCGATTCACGGCTGTTTGCCACGTAGTGGCGATCTTCTTGCGCGATACGGAGGCGAGGAGTTCTGCGTAATTCTTCCCACAACGGACTCCACGGGTGCACAAATTGTTTCCACCAAGATGTGCGAGACAGTTATCAGCCTTGCGATTCCCAACGAAACATCCGTCGGTCCGCATGTCAGCATCAGCGTTGGTATTGCCACATGCTATTTCCCCACACACCTGACCTCGCATCAATTGCTTGAGGCGGCGGACAAAGCACTTTATCGCGCCAAGAAAAATGGAAGAAATCGAGTTGAAGTTGCACTTACCTCTGTTTTGCTCTGA
- a CDS encoding CBM96 family carbohydrate-binding protein, whose protein sequence is MCILPQSMRRFCYVIVVVMLIHSSFIAYASTPPHFLIYDNTFYPNSQQVFDSAGALRATVMYSQATWPGTCTSTGCPNAPTETQLKQDLTAYVSEFHNSNVIIFDYENLVLSAESSTGAANQAVALFQQLIAWTRQVYPNAKIGMYDYDYSSTYSPNNSSGYNTIRAQLFNGSSSSFDFFAPTLYQRWSTHTAWDQNLAEAIINDSAINQANGLNLPIYPYISPYVNGTYTGTLLAESEWQSELTDLVNCDTPSSSACKTIMTAVTPPSGTCSASGSTTPCTAIGGGILWVGGSSNISATTNWVQDLTGILSPAINTNVTYQIRSVGQTGTCVDIGSNGNPVANPCSPSTTSQIWKFALAGTDGTFTINSYSYQRANPGNNQALDSANGSLGLATVASGGTPSANEEWQVVSLANGYYELVETGDYSTSGNTDSEECLVSGGGGQLSTSICNGGADQEFQLSFVAASGYVVLSDTADAFIQGGADANTNYGTWSYNIVEGATGIYARKAYIKFDLSEITGTITSATLYLVPNIVTWIDTDAIYNVADNTWVQTGITWNNAPAFGTTAINTWSVSPASVGQPLLLDVTSAAVSAQSAGLFSLGIQASGASNYVGYASQRNGTASYRPLLVVSVQ, encoded by the coding sequence ATGTGCATTCTTCCGCAATCAATGAGACGTTTTTGCTATGTCATTGTTGTTGTAATGCTTATCCACTCCTCATTTATAGCGTATGCGTCTACTCCACCTCATTTTCTTATCTATGACAATACCTTTTACCCGAACTCACAACAGGTTTTTGATTCTGCTGGAGCATTAAGGGCAACTGTTATGTATTCGCAAGCAACCTGGCCTGGCACATGCACAAGCACAGGCTGCCCAAACGCTCCGACAGAGACGCAGCTCAAACAAGATTTAACAGCCTATGTCAGCGAATTTCACAACAGCAACGTCATTATTTTCGATTACGAAAATCTTGTCCTCAGCGCAGAAAGCTCAACTGGTGCAGCCAATCAGGCGGTAGCTTTGTTTCAACAGCTTATTGCGTGGACTCGGCAGGTCTATCCCAATGCAAAGATCGGAATGTACGATTACGACTACAGCAGTACATATTCGCCTAATAATTCCAGCGGTTATAACACCATCCGAGCTCAATTATTCAACGGGTCAAGTAGCTCTTTCGACTTCTTTGCTCCAACCTTGTACCAAAGGTGGTCGACTCATACTGCATGGGATCAAAATCTGGCTGAGGCAATCATCAATGACTCCGCTATCAATCAAGCAAACGGCCTAAATCTTCCTATCTATCCTTATATCTCCCCTTATGTAAATGGAACCTATACGGGCACACTTCTGGCAGAATCAGAATGGCAATCTGAGCTTACCGATTTGGTCAATTGCGATACACCTTCCAGCTCGGCCTGCAAAACTATTATGACAGCGGTCACACCTCCATCTGGTACATGCTCAGCTTCGGGCAGCACTACCCCATGCACTGCAATTGGCGGAGGAATTCTTTGGGTTGGCGGGAGTTCAAATATTTCGGCAACAACTAATTGGGTTCAAGATCTCACTGGGATTCTTTCACCCGCGATAAATACCAATGTGACTTATCAGATTAGAAGCGTTGGACAGACCGGCACATGCGTTGATATAGGATCAAATGGAAATCCCGTCGCAAATCCCTGCTCGCCAAGCACTACAAGTCAAATATGGAAATTTGCATTGGCAGGAACAGATGGAACCTTTACGATCAACAGCTATAGCTATCAGCGTGCAAACCCTGGAAATAATCAAGCACTAGATTCTGCTAACGGGTCTTTGGGGTTAGCTACAGTTGCATCCGGTGGTACCCCCTCTGCGAATGAAGAATGGCAGGTTGTATCTTTGGCCAACGGATATTATGAGTTGGTTGAAACGGGTGACTATTCGACGTCAGGAAATACGGATAGCGAAGAATGTTTGGTCTCTGGAGGCGGAGGCCAATTAAGTACCTCCATCTGCAATGGTGGTGCTGATCAGGAATTTCAATTATCTTTTGTTGCCGCCAGCGGTTATGTTGTTTTATCCGATACAGCTGACGCATTCATTCAGGGCGGCGCAGATGCAAACACAAATTACGGTACCTGGAGCTACAACATCGTGGAAGGAGCTACAGGTATTTATGCACGGAAAGCATATATTAAATTTGATCTTTCTGAAATTACCGGAACAATTACATCCGCCACTCTTTACCTCGTTCCTAACATTGTGACATGGATCGATACAGATGCTATTTACAACGTCGCAGACAATACCTGGGTACAAACTGGAATCACATGGAATAATGCTCCAGCATTCGGCACTACTGCGATAAATACCTGGAGTGTGTCTCCAGCCAGCGTTGGACAACCACTGCTTTTGGATGTGACATCTGCGGCCGTTTCTGCTCAAAGTGCCGGATTATTTTCTTTAGGAATACAGGCCTCTGGCGCAAGCAATTATGTAGGCTATGCTTCTCAGCGCAATGGAACCGCTTCATATCGGCCATTACTAGTTGTAAGCGTGCAATAA
- a CDS encoding RNA polymerase sigma factor, with amino-acid sequence MPAIPPQHGASGSVAPSASGKKGESLPEFDEEAQPAGEDGVKDDMATLAISPRLLENLQAVESHPAIGDFGQMDDAAIMLALRDGNMAGFDFLIQKYRKPIIHFMYRMVHNQAIAEELAQEVFLRVYRSRETYRAEARFSTWLYRIATNLGVNHARDTRHERTASMVYLDETDGETGMTPDVADSTPGAETNLLRQERLNAIRQHVMALPERQRMAVLMHKYEGMDYKQIGDVLKLSESATKSLLFRAYQTLRDKLKSFI; translated from the coding sequence ATGCCCGCTATCCCACCCCAGCACGGCGCTTCCGGTTCTGTGGCACCTTCTGCTTCGGGCAAGAAGGGCGAGAGTTTACCGGAATTTGACGAAGAAGCGCAACCCGCGGGCGAAGATGGGGTTAAGGACGATATGGCTACGCTGGCAATCAGTCCGAGGCTTCTTGAAAATCTCCAGGCGGTGGAATCTCATCCCGCAATAGGCGACTTCGGTCAGATGGACGATGCCGCCATCATGTTGGCGCTCCGCGACGGCAATATGGCCGGTTTCGACTTTCTTATCCAGAAATATCGCAAGCCGATCATTCATTTCATGTACCGCATGGTCCATAACCAGGCCATCGCAGAGGAGCTTGCCCAGGAGGTCTTTCTCCGGGTCTACCGCTCACGCGAGACCTACCGCGCCGAAGCCCGGTTCAGCACATGGCTCTACCGAATCGCCACCAATCTCGGCGTCAACCATGCCCGCGATACGCGGCATGAGCGGACCGCCTCCATGGTCTATCTGGATGAGACCGACGGCGAAACCGGAATGACGCCCGATGTGGCCGACAGCACTCCCGGAGCCGAGACCAACCTGCTCCGCCAGGAACGGCTTAACGCTATTCGCCAACACGTAATGGCACTCCCGGAACGGCAGCGCATGGCCGTTCTTATGCACAAGTACGAAGGCATGGACTACAAACAGATCGGCGACGTGCTCAAGCTGAGCGAGTCGGCCACAAAATCTCTACTCTTCCGCGCGTACCAAACATTGCGGGACAAACTGAAGTCGTTTATTTGA
- a CDS encoding TonB-dependent receptor: MNQPKVILKKNKPLRYMFCMTVITFFTLWTNASAQTITASVTGTITDPSSHVIANASIEVKNKETGIVFPGKTNASGVYSIQFLPIGDYTLTVAATGFKQAAIDTFHLVGGQDARFDVVLDVGSVNEVVTVSTLPPVINTQDSTLSTTFSAGMISQLPLVSDNVMTLGLLTPGAIQPTPSGYDNISHPGGFSNPSFNVNGNREQANNFTLDGLDINDAIDNWMAYTPSRNSLQEYRMVTGNNTAEYGNANGGQVVMTTKSGTNQFHGETFFQFQNTLMNANAWAAKHNTPVVTRQPLNRAYFGGTLGGPIRRDKLFFFVDYRGVRQHQTTESFGYQPDPAIGGNPNLDMTGQAGLKGTGMAYDPITLQNYPVTNPAAQFLLEHPELFPACNLRSSPNGPCITNSSGDNYEGLVRNGTTINQGDVKLDWKTTERDIVSGRYTQVDNRSATTKILIPIDTPVNGSYPYHGFVVNWTHTFSSNIVNEARIGFSRTRYTNYPDDITGLIGTNGNKDLGIPGPTQVFPGMPSISLSGISPLNASWGAGGGGKATDGVVNAFTYGDKVEWLIGKHSLKFGAQAIRYQENRYYSGNTGPIGSWTFSGNSTNTTLSTGSAWSDFLVDKASAFAIGNSAGRWGMRQWRPAIFFQDDYKLRPDLTVNLGMRWEYDQPMYEVNNRQSNINPWTGAISFAGQNGVSRSLVHAFWGGFMPRVGFAYAPERLENRFVVRGGYAITNFMEGLGANQRMTQNPFFVYSASQTAVATPLAMTNGYPAVTAITPANIAGNLIGWDPNIKPALVQQFDLILAYQLNRSMGLQVGYVGQDGHHLANLLGLNQANCSTISLTPGATPCDSPLANILPAMANHNVQYTESEGVMNYNALQATLTQHATHDLDFIFNYTYSKAMTDSPGYYGSSGVLGSANAYPQDSNNLAGDYGPSYFDATHIISFAVTYTLPIGRGKLIGKNFNGFEDSLLGGWKASLSGNWHTGFPQTVFSNRYYLVNGTAGNNVVRANQYRPLKIRHRSFANWLGTDPSAAPMASYVTTPMSCESKTIQVVTGTTNRFGMAGATSSSNATPTGTFTGSCPTNPNHITINPNAEYSSVKTLPTATNGHATTTNTIFTSNDNGTSAFGDELTTGFGTSRFGALRDPNFHTFDASASKDFAFSQNVILGFRADAYNVFNTVSWAPFNDNITSTNFGSITSTGTLTTERHLQLGLNLRF; encoded by the coding sequence ATGAATCAACCCAAGGTGATACTAAAAAAAAATAAGCCCCTTCGATACATGTTTTGTATGACTGTCATAACCTTTTTCACGCTATGGACTAACGCATCTGCTCAAACAATCACAGCATCAGTGACAGGAACCATTACTGATCCAAGTAGCCATGTTATTGCCAACGCGTCTATCGAGGTTAAGAACAAAGAAACCGGGATTGTTTTTCCCGGAAAAACGAATGCATCTGGTGTTTATAGCATTCAATTTCTGCCAATCGGAGATTACACGCTCACAGTTGCTGCCACAGGCTTTAAGCAGGCTGCTATCGATACGTTTCATCTCGTAGGTGGACAGGACGCCCGCTTTGATGTCGTGCTCGATGTTGGATCGGTTAATGAGGTCGTTACCGTTTCCACACTACCACCTGTAATCAACACGCAGGATTCCACATTGAGTACAACGTTCAGTGCTGGAATGATCTCCCAGCTTCCCTTGGTCTCTGATAACGTCATGACCTTGGGCCTATTAACGCCGGGTGCTATTCAACCTACGCCTTCGGGTTATGACAATATCTCACATCCAGGAGGCTTCAGTAATCCAAGCTTCAACGTGAACGGAAACCGCGAGCAGGCGAACAACTTTACTCTAGATGGGTTGGATATCAATGATGCCATTGACAACTGGATGGCTTATACGCCTTCGCGAAACTCGTTGCAGGAGTACCGTATGGTTACTGGTAACAATACGGCTGAATACGGCAACGCTAACGGTGGTCAGGTTGTGATGACGACTAAGAGCGGCACCAATCAATTTCACGGTGAGACGTTCTTTCAATTCCAGAATACTCTGATGAATGCCAATGCTTGGGCAGCAAAACATAATACTCCTGTTGTGACGCGCCAACCATTGAACCGCGCCTATTTTGGAGGAACTCTAGGCGGACCTATCAGGAGAGATAAGCTGTTCTTTTTTGTCGATTATCGCGGTGTTCGCCAACATCAGACTACTGAATCATTTGGCTATCAGCCTGATCCCGCCATCGGCGGAAATCCAAATCTCGATATGACTGGTCAAGCTGGCTTAAAAGGGACTGGCATGGCATATGATCCCATCACGCTGCAAAATTATCCCGTAACGAATCCAGCGGCACAGTTTCTATTAGAGCATCCGGAGCTTTTCCCTGCCTGCAATTTGCGGAGTTCTCCCAATGGTCCCTGCATTACCAATTCTTCTGGTGACAACTATGAGGGACTTGTCCGTAACGGTACCACTATTAATCAGGGAGACGTAAAGCTGGACTGGAAGACCACAGAAAGAGACATTGTCTCCGGTCGTTATACACAAGTGGATAATCGTTCAGCCACGACTAAGATTTTAATTCCAATCGATACTCCTGTTAACGGCTCGTATCCATATCACGGATTCGTTGTGAATTGGACACATACCTTTTCATCAAACATCGTGAATGAAGCTCGTATAGGCTTCAGCCGAACGCGCTACACCAATTATCCGGACGATATAACCGGCCTTATCGGTACTAACGGAAACAAAGATCTTGGAATTCCAGGACCAACCCAGGTTTTTCCCGGCATGCCCAGCATTAGTCTCTCTGGAATAAGTCCCTTAAATGCTAGCTGGGGTGCAGGCGGCGGCGGAAAAGCTACCGATGGTGTTGTCAACGCATTCACCTACGGAGATAAAGTGGAGTGGCTCATCGGTAAGCATTCTTTGAAGTTCGGAGCACAAGCGATTCGCTATCAAGAAAATCGATATTATTCTGGAAACACAGGTCCGATCGGCTCTTGGACTTTTTCAGGTAATTCAACGAACACGACTCTATCGACAGGTAGCGCATGGAGCGATTTTCTTGTCGATAAAGCTTCTGCGTTTGCGATCGGTAACAGCGCTGGACGCTGGGGTATGCGTCAATGGCGCCCAGCTATCTTCTTTCAAGATGACTACAAACTGAGGCCAGATTTGACAGTGAATCTCGGCATGCGTTGGGAATATGACCAACCGATGTATGAGGTAAATAACCGACAAAGTAATATCAATCCCTGGACTGGCGCTATCAGCTTTGCGGGTCAAAATGGTGTGAGCCGCTCTCTTGTACATGCATTCTGGGGAGGATTTATGCCACGTGTTGGCTTTGCTTACGCACCAGAACGTCTTGAGAATCGTTTTGTGGTGCGCGGCGGATATGCCATCACGAATTTCATGGAAGGTCTCGGTGCCAACCAGCGCATGACCCAAAACCCATTCTTCGTCTATAGTGCCTCTCAAACCGCTGTTGCCACACCTCTTGCGATGACGAATGGTTACCCCGCAGTTACTGCAATTACCCCAGCCAATATTGCTGGGAACCTGATTGGGTGGGACCCCAATATTAAACCAGCTCTTGTCCAACAGTTCGATCTGATTCTGGCTTATCAGCTCAACCGATCCATGGGATTGCAGGTCGGATATGTCGGTCAGGACGGTCACCATCTGGCGAATCTTCTTGGCCTGAACCAGGCGAACTGCTCGACCATTTCGCTTACCCCCGGAGCTACGCCTTGTGATTCTCCTCTGGCAAATATTCTTCCTGCTATGGCCAACCATAACGTTCAATACACTGAGTCCGAGGGCGTGATGAACTATAACGCTTTACAAGCCACGCTCACACAACATGCAACTCACGATCTGGACTTCATCTTTAATTACACATATAGCAAAGCGATGACGGACAGTCCGGGATATTATGGTTCAAGTGGCGTCTTGGGGTCAGCTAATGCGTATCCGCAGGACAGCAACAATTTAGCAGGCGACTATGGACCTTCCTACTTCGATGCGACTCATATCATCTCTTTCGCTGTTACTTATACGTTGCCAATAGGTCGCGGGAAATTAATCGGGAAAAATTTTAACGGTTTCGAAGATTCCCTACTGGGCGGATGGAAGGCCTCACTTTCTGGAAACTGGCATACCGGTTTTCCCCAGACAGTATTTTCCAACCGATACTATCTAGTGAATGGAACGGCAGGAAATAACGTTGTGAGAGCGAATCAGTACCGTCCGCTCAAGATCAGACACCGCTCCTTCGCAAACTGGTTAGGCACGGATCCTTCCGCAGCTCCAATGGCAAGTTATGTGACGACTCCCATGAGTTGTGAAAGTAAAACCATTCAAGTGGTTACTGGCACAACCAATCGGTTTGGTATGGCGGGTGCAACAAGTTCAAGCAATGCCACGCCAACGGGAACTTTCACCGGCTCATGTCCAACGAACCCAAACCATATTACGATTAATCCAAATGCCGAATACTCGTCCGTCAAGACATTGCCCACTGCAACTAACGGACACGCTACGACTACAAATACAATCTTTACAAGTAACGATAATGGAACCAGCGCATTTGGAGATGAGCTCACCACAGGCTTTGGGACCTCGCGTTTCGGTGCACTGCGCGATCCAAACTTCCATACATTCGATGCCTCGGCCAGCAAGGATTTCGCGTTCTCGCAAAACGTGATCCTTGGCTTTCGCGCCGATGCCTACAACGTCTTTAACACTGTGAGTTGGGCACCCTTCAACGACAACATTACTTCCACCAACTTTGGTTCAATTACTAGCACAGGTACATTAACTACAGAAAGGCATTTGCAACTAGGGCTTAATCTTCGGTTCTAA
- a CDS encoding ligand-binding sensor domain-containing protein, which produces MAEIPMNDRDRLVLSALIVLFITMFLVCPPRATAQDEVLNDYVQRVWQVQDGLPSFNVQTVAQTPDNYLWLGTTGGLVRFDGESFTVFGPTIDPAFKVESIASLMTARNGDLWIGTGGGGLVRYRHGQFIRYSAGDGFAINFVRSILEDNSGRIWFGTYDGLFYLEDGKPHRFQKAGLPLKPTIFTMTKDRWGAIWIGGEQLIRIYDGTAVVIPAPKDSPRMEIASLAFHENTLWIGGTSGLYRLQLDPKSAPGQMIKAPANVAMIRTLHVFPDGALWIGTIGNGSFSYREGILRRLVMPGPLPSNVIFWIFQDHGNNIWMGSQGGLIRLTPSRVSVLRLSGASKVDFQTLYSDPTGPLWVASSQLFSIEGTKAKEVKFPGIGTAQVSTMLRDQDGSLWIGTNNNGLFHVKNGSLTHYGEKDGLNNGNIRALLQTKDGDIWIGTGSRLNRWHSGKFETLLAKPGGNTPSGLHTLFEDSRGNLWIGADQGLFLWRDGHFVINEATEGHIQSQVWSIFETSDHTLWIGTLEDGLFRWKNHTLTHLNITNNLLPNRIYSILQTKNGKIWFSSPDGIWAIQQNDLDALADGNHFSPPVQFYRTFDGVYSAQLCGGYMHSGVLRSNGDLWFPSLNGPVRIAANQQNLPKNVPPIVLRRVLADGQEKVVMPTINLGTHVAQLELHYGAIDLQPQDELRYRYRMEGFDHQWVNAGVRRVAYYTNLPIGRYIFRVQVYKLDSPGTDSEFSLALIRKPPFYRTWWFYTSCLIFVVSIAWLIYRDRTERLRERFRVVLQERSRVAREMHDTLLRGCTSVSSLLEALWITRAIPDEANSVLLDSARVQMHSTIEEARQAIWGLHQSKMPSADIASLLQEMSTQLEQQFNVPIEYQVLEKPRRIHQEKSHHLLMVTREALFNAARHGNPTKVRLTIHFDKDQIRIEVEDNGIGFTMPYESNPRGRKHYGLSVMRERIESIGGTFDVITEAGHGTRILITAPLGRMPINDDVDILHG; this is translated from the coding sequence ATGGCAGAGATTCCAATGAACGATCGAGATCGATTAGTTTTATCTGCTCTCATCGTCTTATTCATCACGATGTTCTTGGTATGCCCGCCGCGAGCAACCGCTCAAGATGAGGTCTTGAACGACTATGTTCAGCGGGTTTGGCAGGTGCAAGATGGACTGCCTTCTTTCAACGTTCAAACCGTTGCTCAGACTCCTGACAATTACCTGTGGTTAGGTACAACCGGCGGTCTCGTTCGATTTGACGGCGAGAGTTTTACCGTCTTTGGCCCAACAATAGATCCTGCGTTCAAAGTAGAAAGCATCGCGAGCCTTATGACCGCTCGGAATGGAGATCTTTGGATAGGTACGGGTGGAGGTGGACTTGTGCGATACCGGCACGGGCAATTCATTCGTTATTCCGCTGGTGATGGCTTCGCCATTAATTTTGTTCGCAGTATTCTCGAAGACAATAGTGGCCGTATTTGGTTTGGCACATACGACGGACTGTTCTATCTCGAAGACGGCAAGCCACATCGTTTCCAAAAAGCCGGCCTCCCATTAAAGCCCACGATATTCACGATGACGAAGGATCGCTGGGGAGCAATCTGGATCGGAGGTGAACAGCTTATTCGCATCTATGACGGTACTGCCGTCGTAATTCCCGCTCCCAAAGACTCTCCCAGAATGGAGATTGCGTCTCTGGCATTTCATGAGAACACTCTTTGGATTGGGGGTACGTCCGGTCTCTATCGACTTCAGCTCGACCCTAAAAGTGCTCCTGGGCAAATGATCAAAGCGCCCGCAAACGTGGCGATGATCCGCACACTCCATGTTTTTCCGGATGGCGCACTTTGGATTGGAACGATTGGCAACGGAAGTTTTTCATATAGAGAAGGCATTTTGCGACGACTTGTTATGCCGGGACCTTTGCCCAGCAATGTCATTTTCTGGATCTTTCAAGACCATGGAAATAACATCTGGATGGGAAGCCAAGGTGGACTAATAAGACTTACTCCATCAAGAGTATCTGTGCTTCGTCTGAGTGGTGCGAGTAAGGTTGATTTCCAGACGCTTTATTCAGATCCAACCGGACCACTCTGGGTGGCATCATCCCAGCTATTTAGTATTGAAGGTACTAAAGCAAAGGAAGTTAAATTTCCAGGAATTGGCACAGCGCAAGTGTCGACCATGCTGCGCGATCAAGATGGTTCTCTTTGGATAGGAACAAATAATAACGGTTTGTTTCATGTTAAAAATGGGAGTTTGACGCACTATGGCGAGAAGGACGGTTTAAATAACGGTAACATCCGAGCTCTTCTGCAGACCAAGGATGGAGATATCTGGATAGGGACCGGATCTCGGTTGAACCGATGGCACAGTGGGAAATTTGAAACGCTGCTCGCCAAACCCGGCGGCAATACACCAAGTGGCCTACACACACTCTTTGAGGATTCAAGAGGTAATCTTTGGATCGGAGCCGACCAAGGGCTTTTCTTATGGAGAGATGGGCACTTCGTGATCAACGAGGCAACTGAAGGACATATTCAATCACAGGTATGGTCAATCTTTGAAACCTCAGACCATACTCTGTGGATTGGAACGCTCGAAGATGGACTCTTCCGCTGGAAGAATCACACACTCACCCACCTAAACATAACTAACAACCTGCTGCCAAACAGAATTTATTCGATCCTTCAGACAAAAAACGGAAAAATATGGTTCAGCAGCCCAGATGGTATTTGGGCTATCCAGCAAAATGATTTGGATGCCTTGGCAGATGGCAATCATTTTTCGCCGCCGGTGCAGTTTTATCGTACGTTTGATGGCGTCTACAGCGCCCAGTTGTGCGGTGGTTACATGCACTCAGGCGTGCTCCGTTCCAATGGTGATTTGTGGTTCCCAAGCTTGAATGGTCCGGTTCGAATAGCCGCCAATCAACAAAATTTGCCGAAAAATGTTCCACCAATTGTGTTGCGTCGTGTGTTGGCTGATGGGCAAGAAAAAGTGGTCATGCCCACCATTAATCTTGGCACACACGTAGCCCAACTTGAACTCCATTATGGAGCTATTGACCTGCAACCACAGGATGAGCTGCGATATCGATATCGCATGGAAGGATTCGATCATCAATGGGTCAATGCGGGAGTTCGCAGGGTGGCCTACTATACGAATTTGCCAATTGGTCGATATATTTTTCGGGTCCAGGTTTATAAGCTCGACTCGCCTGGCACGGATTCAGAATTCTCACTAGCTTTGATCCGTAAGCCTCCCTTCTATCGCACATGGTGGTTCTATACCTCTTGCTTAATTTTTGTAGTGTCAATCGCATGGCTCATTTACCGCGACAGGACTGAGCGTCTTCGGGAACGGTTTCGGGTTGTCCTGCAAGAACGCAGCCGTGTCGCACGCGAAATGCACGACACCCTACTTCGCGGATGCACGAGCGTATCCAGTCTTCTCGAAGCACTTTGGATCACTAGGGCCATCCCGGACGAAGCAAATAGCGTATTGCTCGATTCAGCGCGGGTGCAGATGCACTCTACCATCGAGGAAGCACGTCAGGCTATATGGGGGCTTCATCAAAGCAAGATGCCGAGCGCCGACATAGCCTCATTACTTCAGGAAATGTCCACTCAGTTGGAACAGCAATTCAACGTGCCAATTGAATATCAAGTCTTAGAAAAGCCAAGACGAATTCACCAGGAGAAGTCGCATCACCTACTCATGGTGACTCGTGAAGCTCTATTCAATGCGGCAAGGCACGGAAATCCGACTAAAGTTAGATTGACAATCCACTTCGACAAAGATCAGATTCGTATTGAAGTTGAAGATAACGGTATAGGTTTCACAATGCCTTATGAATCAAACCCTAGAGGAAGAAAACACTATGGACTCTCCGTAATGCGAGAGCGAATCGAAAGTATTGGGGGCACCTTCGATGTGATAACAGAAGCTGGTCATGGAACCCGCATTTTAATTACAGCGCCGCTTGGCCGTATGCCCATAAATGATGACGTGGATATTCTGCATGGATAA